One Fusobacterium nucleatum genomic window carries:
- the yqeK gene encoding bis(5'-nucleosyl)-tetraphosphatase (symmetrical) YqeK, with translation MKYNFKELKEIVKSKMSLKRFTHTLGVVEMSEKLAKIYNTDIEKCKVAALLHDICKEMDMEYIKNICKNNFMSELSGEDLENNEILHGFAGAYYVKNELGIDDKEILSAIKYHTVGAKNMTLVEKIVYIADAIEYGRNYPSVVAIREETFKNLDRGILMEIEHKEKYLESIGKKSHPNTEELKKELLKKEEDL, from the coding sequence ATGAAATATAATTTTAAAGAATTAAAAGAAATTGTAAAATCAAAAATGAGTTTAAAAAGGTTTACACATACACTTGGTGTTGTAGAAATGTCAGAGAAATTAGCAAAAATATATAATACTGATATTGAAAAATGTAAAGTAGCTGCTTTACTTCATGATATATGTAAAGAAATGGATATGGAGTATATAAAAAATATTTGTAAAAATAATTTTATGAGTGAATTATCAGGAGAAGATTTAGAAAATAATGAGATATTACATGGCTTTGCAGGAGCATATTATGTTAAAAATGAATTAGGAATTGATGATAAAGAAATTTTATCTGCAATAAAATATCATACTGTTGGTGCAAAAAATATGACATTGGTTGAAAAAATTGTATATATTGCAGATGCCATAGAATATGGGAGAAATTATCCAAGTGTTGTAGCAATAAGAGAAGAGACATTTAAGAATTTAGATAGAGGTATCCTTATGGAAATAGAGCATAAGGAAAAGTATTTAGAGAGTATAGGAAAGAAATCACATCCTAATACAGAGGAGTTAAAAAAAGAACTTTTGAAAAAAGAGGAGGATTTATGA
- a CDS encoding DUF1846 domain-containing protein, with product MKIGFDHEKYLEEQSKYILERVNNHDKLYIEFGGKLLGDLHAKRVLPGFDENAKIKVLNKLKDKIEVIICVYAGDIERNKIRGDFGITYDMDVFRLIDDLRENDLKVNSVVITRYEDRPSTALFITRLERRGIKVYKHFATKGYPSDVDTIVSDEGYGKNAYIETTKPIVVVTAPGPGSGKLATCLSQLYHEYKRGKDVGYSKFETFPVWNVPLKHPLNIAYEAATVDLNDVNMIDPFHLEEYGEIAVNYNRDIEAFPLLKRIIEKITGKKSIYQSPTDMGVNRVGFGITDDEVVRKASEQEIIRRYFKTGCDYKKGNTDLETFKRSEFIMHSLGLKEEDRKVVTFARKKLELLNEEKSDKQKTVSAIAFEMPDGKIITGKKSSLMDAPSAAILNSLKYLSNFDDELLLISPTILEPIIKLKEKTLKNRHIPLDCEEILIALSITAATNPMAEVALSKLSQLEGVQAHSTHILGRNDEQYLRKLGIDVTSDQVFPTENLYYNQ from the coding sequence ATGAAAATAGGTTTTGACCATGAAAAATATTTAGAAGAACAATCTAAGTATATACTTGAAAGAGTTAATAACCATGATAAGTTGTATATTGAATTTGGAGGAAAACTTTTAGGGGATTTACATGCTAAAAGAGTTTTACCTGGATTTGATGAGAATGCCAAAATTAAAGTTTTAAATAAACTTAAAGATAAAATAGAAGTTATAATCTGTGTTTATGCAGGGGATATAGAAAGAAATAAAATCAGAGGTGATTTTGGGATTACTTATGATATGGATGTTTTTAGACTTATTGATGATTTAAGAGAAAATGATTTAAAAGTTAATAGTGTGGTTATTACTAGATATGAAGATAGACCTTCAACAGCCCTTTTTATAACAAGATTAGAAAGAAGAGGAATAAAAGTATACAAACACTTTGCTACAAAGGGATATCCTAGTGATGTAGATACAATAGTAAGTGACGAAGGTTATGGAAAAAATGCCTATATAGAAACAACAAAACCAATAGTTGTTGTAACTGCCCCAGGTCCAGGGAGTGGAAAACTTGCTACTTGTTTAAGTCAACTTTACCATGAATATAAAAGAGGAAAAGATGTGGGATATTCTAAATTTGAAACTTTTCCAGTTTGGAATGTACCCTTAAAACACCCTTTAAATATAGCTTATGAAGCTGCAACTGTTGACTTAAATGATGTCAATATGATAGATCCATTTCACTTAGAAGAATATGGAGAAATTGCTGTAAATTATAATAGAGATATAGAAGCTTTCCCATTATTAAAAAGAATTATTGAAAAGATAACAGGAAAAAAATCAATTTATCAATCTCCAACTGATATGGGAGTTAATAGAGTGGGCTTTGGTATAACTGATGATGAAGTAGTTAGAAAAGCTTCAGAACAAGAAATAATAAGAAGATATTTTAAAACTGGTTGTGATTATAAAAAAGGAAATACTGATTTAGAAACATTTAAAAGATCAGAATTTATAATGCATAGTCTAGGTTTAAAAGAAGAAGATAGAAAAGTTGTAACTTTTGCTAGAAAAAAATTAGAACTTTTAAATGAAGAAAAAAGTGATAAACAAAAAACAGTTTCTGCTATTGCATTTGAAATGCCAGATGGAAAAATAATAACAGGAAAAAAATCATCACTAATGGATGCTCCATCAGCAGCTATATTAAATTCATTGAAGTATCTTTCTAATTTTGATGATGAACTTCTATTAATTTCACCAACAATTTTAGAACCAATTATAAAATTAAAAGAAAAGACTTTAAAAAATAGACATATTCCACTTGATTGTGAGGAAATATTAATTGCTTTAAGTATAACAGCAGCAACTAACCCTATGGCAGAGGTTGCTTTATCTAAACTTTCACAATTAGAGGGAGTGCAAGCTCATTCAACACATATTTTAGGAAGAAATGATGAGCAATATCTAAGAAAACTTGGAATAGATGTTACATCAGATCAAGTTTTTCCAACTGAAAATTTATATTACAATCAATAA
- a CDS encoding AMP-binding protein: MQIVTDKNKVALYYKDEATTYKEFILNTKKIKQFTKIKQFTNNMIYMENRPELLYSFFTIWDSRATCVCIDASSTAEEMTYYIDNSDVVKIFTSNMQVEKVKEALSILNKEIEIVIVDEINLDEIKIDENSSENLVINSPEKEDTALILYTSGTTGKPKGVMLTFDNILANVDSLDVYKMYEETDVTIALLPLHHILPLLGTGVMPLLYSATIVFLEDISSVALIDAMKKYKVTMLIGVPKLWEVMHKKIMDTINSKGITRFIFKLAKKINSLAFSKVIFKKVSEGFGGHIKFFVSGGSKLNPQITEDFHTLGIKICEGYGMTETSPIISYTPKNDIVPDSAGRVIKDVEVKIADDSEILVKGRNVMKGYYKNPQATAEIIDKDGWLHTGDLGKLENGYLYVTGRKKEMIVLSNGKNINPIEIETKIFSMTNLISEIVVTEYNSILTAVIHPDFEKVKEEKIDNIYENLKWEVVDKYNQKTADYKKILDVKIVNEDFPKTKIGKIKRFMIADMLDGKIEKQERKPEPDFEEYNKIKKYLVGIKEKEVYFNSHIEIDLGMDSLDMVEFQHFLDLNYGIKEENLISKNPTLLELANYIRDNRNQEKIGNLDWKEIINKDTKADLPSSSFVAVIFKFLSFILFKTFFRVKVKGKEKIETERPTIFVANHQSFLDGFLFNYSVPLKVMKKTYFLATVIHFKSSIMKFMANSSNVILVDMNKDIAEVMQILAKVLKENKNVAIYPEGLRTRDGKMNKFKKSFAIIAKELNVDIQPYVIDGAYDLFPTGKKFPKSGKITVEFLDKIKVENLTYDEIVNEAYSVIKNKVEA; the protein is encoded by the coding sequence ATGCAAATCGTAACTGATAAAAATAAGGTAGCTCTATATTACAAAGATGAGGCTACTACTTATAAAGAATTTATCTTAAATACAAAAAAAATAAAACAATTTACAAAAATAAAACAATTTACAAACAATATGATATATATGGAAAACAGACCAGAATTATTATATAGTTTTTTTACTATTTGGGATAGCAGAGCAACTTGTGTTTGTATAGATGCATCAAGTACAGCAGAAGAAATGACATATTATATTGATAATTCTGATGTTGTTAAAATATTTACTTCTAATATGCAAGTTGAAAAAGTAAAAGAAGCCTTAAGTATTTTAAATAAGGAAATTGAAATTGTTATTGTAGATGAGATAAATTTAGATGAAATAAAAATTGATGAAAACTCATCAGAAAATTTAGTGATTAATTCACCTGAAAAAGAAGATACAGCTTTAATACTATATACTTCTGGAACAACTGGAAAACCTAAAGGAGTTATGCTAACATTTGACAATATTTTAGCAAATGTAGATTCACTTGATGTCTATAAGATGTATGAAGAAACAGATGTAACCATTGCATTGTTACCATTACATCATATATTACCACTTTTAGGAACTGGGGTTATGCCTCTTTTATATTCTGCTACAATAGTATTTCTTGAAGATATATCTTCTGTTGCACTTATAGACGCAATGAAGAAATATAAGGTAACTATGTTAATAGGTGTTCCTAAACTTTGGGAAGTAATGCATAAAAAAATTATGGATACTATAAATTCAAAAGGAATAACAAGATTCATTTTTAAATTAGCTAAAAAAATTAATTCTTTAGCTTTTAGTAAAGTAATTTTTAAGAAAGTAAGTGAAGGTTTTGGAGGACATATCAAATTCTTTGTTTCAGGAGGTTCTAAATTAAATCCACAAATTACAGAAGACTTTCACACTCTTGGAATAAAAATTTGTGAAGGTTATGGAATGACTGAGACTTCTCCAATAATTTCATATACTCCAAAAAATGATATAGTTCCTGATTCAGCTGGTAGAGTTATTAAAGATGTTGAAGTTAAAATTGCTGATGACAGTGAAATACTTGTTAAAGGTAGAAATGTAATGAAAGGTTACTATAAAAATCCTCAAGCAACTGCTGAAATAATAGATAAAGATGGTTGGTTGCATACTGGAGATTTAGGAAAATTAGAAAATGGTTATCTATATGTAACAGGTAGAAAAAAGGAAATGATAGTTTTGTCTAATGGTAAAAATATAAATCCTATTGAAATAGAAACAAAAATTTTTTCTATGACTAATCTAATTTCTGAAATAGTAGTTACAGAGTATAATTCTATTTTAACAGCAGTTATACACCCAGATTTTGAAAAGGTAAAAGAAGAAAAAATTGATAATATCTATGAAAATTTAAAATGGGAAGTAGTTGATAAGTATAATCAAAAAACAGCTGATTATAAAAAAATATTAGATGTTAAAATTGTAAATGAAGATTTTCCAAAAACAAAAATTGGTAAGATTAAAAGATTTATGATAGCAGATATGCTAGATGGAAAAATTGAGAAGCAAGAAAGAAAACCTGAACCTGATTTTGAAGAATACAATAAGATTAAAAAATATCTTGTTGGAATTAAGGAAAAAGAAGTATATTTTAATTCTCATATTGAAATTGATTTAGGTATGGACTCACTAGATATGGTAGAGTTTCAACATTTCTTGGACTTAAATTATGGTATTAAAGAAGAAAACTTAATTTCTAAAAATCCTACTCTTTTAGAACTTGCTAATTATATAAGAGATAATAGAAATCAAGAAAAGATAGGAAACTTAGATTGGAAAGAAATTATAAATAAAGATACTAAAGCTGATTTACCAAGTTCTAGTTTTGTAGCAGTAATTTTTAAATTTTTATCTTTTATTCTTTTTAAAACATTTTTTAGAGTAAAAGTAAAAGGTAAAGAGAAAATTGAAACTGAAAGACCTACTATTTTTGTTGCAAATCATCAAAGTTTCTTAGATGGTTTCTTATTTAATTATTCTGTTCCTTTAAAAGTTATGAAAAAAACTTATTTCTTGGCAACAGTAATACATTTTAAAAGTTCTATAATGAAGTTTATGGCAAATTCTTCAAATGTTATATTAGTTGACATGAATAAGGATATTGCAGAGGTAATGCAAATACTTGCTAAAGTTTTGAAAGAAAATAAAAATGTTGCTATTTATCCAGAAGGATTAAGAACCAGAGATGGAAAAATGAATAAATTTAAAAAATCTTTTGCTATTATTGCAAAAGAATTAAATGTTGATATTCAACCTTATGTTATAGATGGTGCTTATGACTTATTTCCGACTGGTAAAAAATTTCCTAAATCTGGAAAAATTACTGTTGAATTTTTAGATAAAATAAAAGTAGAAAATCTAACTTATGATGAGATAGTAAATGAAGCTTATTCAGTTATTAAAAATAAAGTAGAAGCTTAA
- a CDS encoding TlpA family protein disulfide reductase → MKKKLLILLLFILSLASFAIPLNNMDKDGNVTLPNIKLVDQYGKKHNLQDYKGKVVMINFWVSWCSDCKAEMPKVVELYKEYGENKKDLIILGVATPISKKYPNNKDRIDKTELLKYIKDNGYIFPSLFDETGKTYAEYEIEEYPSSFIIDRNGHLKAYIKGAVSKEELKQNIENILNPKK, encoded by the coding sequence ATGAAAAAGAAACTTTTAATTTTATTATTGTTTATCTTATCTTTAGCAAGTTTTGCAATACCATTAAATAATATGGATAAAGATGGTAATGTTACTTTACCAAATATAAAACTTGTTGACCAATATGGAAAGAAGCATAATTTACAAGACTATAAAGGTAAAGTTGTTATGATTAATTTTTGGGTAAGTTGGTGTAGTGATTGTAAGGCTGAAATGCCAAAAGTTGTAGAATTATACAAAGAATATGGAGAAAATAAAAAAGATTTAATAATCCTTGGAGTTGCAACTCCTATATCTAAAAAATACCCAAATAACAAAGATAGAATTGATAAAACAGAATTATTAAAATATATAAAAGATAATGGATATATCTTCCCAAGTTTATTTGATGAAACAGGTAAAACTTATGCTGAATATGAAATAGAAGAATACCCTTCAAGTTTTATTATTGATAGAAATGGGCACTTAAAAGCTTATATAAAAGGTGCTGTTTCAAAAGAAGAATTAAAACAAAATATTGAAAATATTTTAAATCCAAAAAAATAA
- a CDS encoding OmpA family protein has protein sequence MKKDFLMSIVVAALVVFGVKTYYDKKITNNDQVSVEKENKVSNEMLVPGYALGEIPPITAPEMPDLSVKENPNAKITLDMTKKISAVPGISVTPVKVENSNIVGGDYSMQIGQNGDGQFTDKNRSVQTDGKGAGQYTDENVTIQRNEDGSGQYTNKVTGVTLQVDTQGEGQYLDEKNKISFQIGADGTGVYKDENNDTTITIGKNNSTYTQGNITIENNGDGSGTYNDKDKDLLIKNDGKGKAIITLKGKSTEVEAKPLKKPEKFPKLKMVPPVPSIEANSLLITLDSGILFDVDKYDLRPEAKEVLKNLAIVLKEADIKAFEVDGHTDSDASDEHNQVLSENRANAVKNFLTSQGLTAEITINGYGESRPIASNDTPEGKQKNRRVEIVIPTI, from the coding sequence ATGAAGAAAGATTTTTTAATGTCAATAGTGGTAGCTGCTCTTGTAGTTTTTGGTGTTAAGACTTACTATGACAAGAAAATTACTAATAATGATCAAGTTTCAGTAGAAAAAGAAAATAAAGTTTCAAATGAAATGTTAGTACCAGGTTATGCCTTAGGAGAAATTCCCCCTATTACAGCACCTGAAATGCCTGATCTTTCTGTAAAAGAAAATCCAAATGCAAAAATTACTCTGGATATGACTAAAAAAATATCAGCTGTTCCTGGTATCTCTGTTACACCTGTAAAGGTTGAAAATAGTAATATAGTTGGTGGAGATTATTCTATGCAAATTGGACAAAATGGAGATGGACAGTTTACTGATAAAAATAGATCTGTTCAAACTGATGGAAAAGGTGCAGGGCAATATACAGATGAAAATGTAACAATCCAAAGAAATGAAGATGGTTCAGGACAATATACTAATAAAGTAACTGGTGTAACTCTTCAAGTTGATACACAAGGTGAAGGACAATATCTTGATGAAAAAAATAAAATTTCATTTCAAATTGGTGCTGATGGAACAGGTGTATACAAAGATGAAAATAATGATACCACAATTACTATAGGTAAAAATAATTCAACTTATACACAAGGTAATATTACAATAGAAAATAATGGTGATGGTAGTGGAACATACAATGATAAAGACAAGGATCTTTTAATAAAAAATGATGGAAAGGGAAAAGCTATTATAACTCTTAAAGGAAAAAGTACTGAAGTAGAAGCAAAGCCTCTTAAAAAACCAGAAAAATTTCCTAAGTTAAAAATGGTACCTCCTGTTCCTAGTATAGAAGCAAATAGTCTTTTAATAACTTTAGATTCAGGTATACTTTTTGATGTTGATAAATATGATCTTCGTCCAGAGGCAAAAGAAGTTCTTAAAAATCTTGCTATTGTATTAAAAGAAGCAGATATAAAGGCATTTGAAGTAGATGGACATACAGATTCTGATGCAAGTGATGAACATAATCAAGTTTTATCAGAAAATCGTGCTAATGCTGTTAAGAATTTTTTAACTTCACAAGGTTTAACAGCTGAAATCACAATAAATGGTTATGGAGAAAGTAGACCAATAGCTTCAAATGATACGCCAGAAGGGAAACAAAAAAATCGTCGTGTTGAAATAGTGATTCCTACAATTTAA
- a CDS encoding LemA family protein, with product MIALGVIIGIIVILAVVAISYKNKFVVLDNRVKNSWSQIDVQMQNRFSLVPNLVETVKGYAKHEKETFEGIANAKTRYMSATTPEEKMEANNQLSGFLGRLFAISEAYPELKANTSFENLQAQLVEVENKIRFARQFYNDTVTEYNQTIQMFPGSLFAGFFNYHNAELFKANDMAREEVQVKF from the coding sequence ATGATAGCATTAGGAGTAATAATAGGAATAATCGTTATTTTAGCTGTGGTTGCCATTAGCTATAAAAACAAATTTGTAGTGTTAGATAACAGAGTTAAAAATTCTTGGAGTCAAATTGATGTACAGATGCAAAATAGATTTAGCCTTGTACCAAACTTAGTAGAAACAGTAAAAGGCTATGCTAAGCATGAAAAAGAAACTTTTGAAGGTATTGCAAATGCAAAAACAAGATATATGTCAGCAACTACACCAGAAGAAAAAATGGAAGCTAACAATCAATTAAGTGGTTTCTTAGGTAGACTTTTTGCAATATCAGAAGCATATCCAGAATTAAAAGCAAATACAAGTTTTGAAAACTTACAAGCTCAACTTGTAGAAGTTGAAAATAAAATTAGATTTGCTAGACAATTCTATAATGATACTGTAACAGAATACAATCAAACTATTCAAATGTTTCCTGGTAGTTTGTTTGCAGGATTTTTTAACTATCATAATGCAGAGCTATTTAAAGCAAATGATATGGCAAGAGAAGAAGTACAAGTTAAATTTTAA
- a CDS encoding DUF2207 domain-containing protein, with translation MKKNILRIFLFLIISIISFAASFNISDLNVEAKLQKDGSMLVSEAVTYDIDEINGVYFDIDAKGYGGITSLQVFEDEGHYENNVISYREVDPVNYEVTENDGVYRIKLYSRNNNNTRTFKFVYTLPEAIKVYDDVAQLNRKMVGQDWQQGVSTVKVTIEIPVPKDYDNSNILVFGHGPLTGEVDKVENTVVYKLDNYYPGDFLEAHILMEPEIFSEFDPSKVIHKNMKQELLDMEARLADEANAERENALKREEAYKKLNEKANLVFGAEASIWAILMYYIHGIFKRKNKSKNNDVKYLRDLPDDSSPALVGGVMTKSVNDNEILATIVDLIRRKVLTLETSDKNTIITLTGSTDKLSAQENAIIDIYINDFGDGKSLDLKSFGFFSKVPMSTARKFEKWSSYIIAEMNRKGLVYENIGCGMMFIFMLLSAVFAFGGIIQAALTENPLFIFGIPLGIVLFFSAGTAKYPSKKIADFNVKWQAFKNFLSDYSQLEEAKITSIHLWEQYFVYAIALGVSEKVVKAYKKALDMGIITETHGMSNLAYSPIFNSNFSRSFSNLNGMVSKTNSRANSTIASTRRSSSSGGGGGFSSGSSGGGGSHGGGGGF, from the coding sequence ATGAAAAAAAATATATTAAGAATTTTTTTGTTTTTAATTATTTCTATTATAAGTTTTGCAGCAAGTTTTAACATATCTGATTTAAATGTAGAGGCTAAACTTCAAAAAGATGGTTCAATGCTTGTTAGTGAAGCTGTAACTTATGATATAGATGAGATAAATGGAGTATACTTTGATATTGATGCAAAAGGCTATGGTGGAATAACTTCCTTACAAGTTTTTGAAGATGAAGGGCACTATGAAAATAATGTCATTTCTTATAGAGAAGTTGACCCTGTAAATTATGAAGTTACAGAAAATGATGGAGTATATAGGATAAAACTTTATTCAAGAAATAATAACAATACGAGAACATTTAAGTTTGTATATACATTACCTGAAGCTATAAAGGTATATGATGATGTGGCTCAATTAAATAGAAAAATGGTAGGACAAGATTGGCAACAAGGAGTATCTACTGTAAAAGTAACCATTGAAATTCCAGTACCAAAAGATTATGATAACTCAAATATTTTAGTTTTTGGGCATGGACCTTTGACTGGGGAAGTTGATAAAGTTGAAAACACTGTTGTATATAAATTAGATAATTATTATCCAGGAGATTTTTTAGAAGCACATATTTTAATGGAACCTGAAATATTTTCAGAATTTGACCCATCAAAAGTAATACATAAAAATATGAAACAAGAACTTTTAGATATGGAAGCAAGATTAGCTGATGAAGCTAATGCAGAAAGAGAAAATGCTTTAAAAAGAGAGGAAGCTTATAAAAAGTTAAATGAGAAAGCCAATTTAGTTTTTGGTGCAGAAGCATCTATATGGGCAATTTTAATGTACTATATTCATGGAATATTTAAAAGAAAAAATAAATCTAAAAATAATGATGTAAAATATTTAAGAGATTTACCTGATGATTCTTCTCCTGCTCTTGTTGGTGGAGTAATGACAAAAAGTGTCAATGATAATGAAATACTTGCAACAATTGTTGATTTAATTAGAAGAAAAGTTTTAACACTTGAAACTTCTGATAAAAATACTATAATAACTTTAACAGGAAGTACAGATAAATTATCTGCTCAGGAAAATGCTATAATAGATATTTATATAAATGATTTTGGAGATGGAAAATCATTAGACTTAAAAAGTTTTGGATTTTTTAGTAAAGTCCCTATGTCAACTGCTAGAAAATTTGAAAAATGGAGTAGCTATATTATTGCTGAAATGAATAGAAAAGGATTAGTTTATGAAAATATAGGTTGTGGAATGATGTTTATTTTTATGCTATTATCAGCTGTTTTTGCCTTTGGTGGAATAATTCAAGCAGCTTTAACAGAAAATCCTCTTTTTATATTTGGTATTCCATTAGGAATTGTACTTTTCTTTTCAGCTGGAACAGCTAAATATCCAAGTAAAAAAATAGCTGATTTTAATGTTAAATGGCAAGCATTTAAAAACTTTTTATCAGATTATTCTCAATTAGAAGAAGCAAAAATCACTTCAATTCATCTTTGGGAACAATATTTTGTCTATGCTATAGCTTTGGGAGTCTCTGAAAAGGTTGTAAAAGCATATAAAAAAGCATTGGATATGGGAATTATAACAGAAACTCATGGAATGAGTAATCTAGCTTATTCGCCAATATTTAACAGTAATTTTAGTCGTTCATTTAGCAATTTAAATGGAATGGTTAGTAAAACTAATTCAAGAGCAAATTCAACAATAGCTTCAACTAGAAGATCTAGTTCCTCTGGTGGAGGTGGAGGATTTAGCTCTGGCTCATCTGGTGGTGGAGGTTCTCATGGTGGAGGCGGAGGCTTCTAA
- a CDS encoding S9 family peptidase has protein sequence MENLKLDSFLEYRFLSNLDFNSDGSNLAFSISEADLENNSYKHFIYSLDTKNKEIKKLTHSGKEKNSLWLNNNTILFSADRDENIEEKKKLGENWTVYYALDIKNGGEAYEYMRVAVDVTEIKIIDENNFILIADFDNNSFNLNNLKGEEREKAIKQIEENKDYEVLDEIPFWSNGNGFRNKKRNRLYHFDKSNNKLIPISDEYTNIEAFNVKENKVIFIGRTYKDKQGLTAGLWTYDVRNNKLETIISDNLYDISYANFIEDKIICALSDMKEYGINENHKIYLIDSNKNINLLYENDTWLACTVGSDCRLGGGKSFKVIGNKLYFLSTIADSVHLSSLDTNGKVEVLSSENGSIDFFDIANNEIYYVGMRDYTLQEIYKLENNSSIKLSSFNEEINKNYKISKPEVFDFITNGDITKGFVIYPIDYNKNKIYPAILDIHGGPKTVYGDVYYHEMQVWANMGYFVIFTNPHGSDGYGNKFADIRGKYGTIDYEDLMNFTDYVLEKYPIDKSRVGVTGGSYGGYMTNWIIGHTDRFKCAASQRSISNWISKFGTTDIGYYFNADQNQATPWINHDKLWWHSPLKYADKAKTPTLFIHSEEDYRCWLAEGLQMFTALKYHGVEARLCMFRGENHELSRSGKPKHRIRRLTEITNWFEKYLKQ, from the coding sequence ATGGAGAATTTAAAATTAGATAGTTTTTTGGAATATAGATTTTTATCAAATTTAGATTTCAATTCTGATGGTAGTAACTTAGCTTTTAGTATTAGTGAAGCAGATTTAGAAAACAATTCTTACAAACATTTTATTTACAGCTTGGATACCAAAAATAAAGAAATTAAAAAATTAACTCATTCTGGAAAGGAAAAAAATTCTCTTTGGTTAAATAATAATACAATTTTATTTTCAGCTGATAGGGATGAGAATATAGAAGAAAAGAAAAAACTTGGAGAAAATTGGACTGTATATTATGCACTTGATATAAAGAATGGTGGTGAAGCCTATGAATATATGAGAGTGGCAGTTGATGTAACAGAAATTAAAATAATTGATGAAAATAATTTTATACTTATAGCTGATTTTGATAATAACTCATTTAATTTGAATAATTTAAAAGGTGAAGAAAGAGAAAAAGCAATAAAACAAATTGAAGAAAATAAAGATTATGAAGTTTTAGATGAAATTCCGTTTTGGAGTAATGGAAATGGTTTTAGAAATAAAAAAAGAAATAGACTTTATCACTTTGATAAATCAAACAATAAATTAATTCCTATTTCTGATGAATATACAAATATTGAAGCTTTTAATGTAAAAGAAAATAAAGTTATTTTTATAGGTAGAACTTATAAAGATAAACAAGGTTTAACTGCTGGACTTTGGACTTATGATGTTAGAAATAATAAATTAGAAACAATTATTTCTGATAATCTTTATGATATCAGTTATGCAAATTTTATTGAAGATAAAATAATCTGTGCTTTAAGTGATATGAAAGAATATGGTATAAATGAAAATCATAAAATATATTTGATAGATAGTAATAAAAATATAAATCTTCTATATGAAAATGATACTTGGCTTGCTTGTACAGTTGGAAGCGATTGTAGATTAGGTGGTGGAAAATCATTTAAAGTAATAGGAAATAAACTATATTTTCTATCTACAATAGCAGATAGTGTTCATCTAAGTTCACTTGATACAAATGGAAAAGTTGAGGTTTTATCTTCTGAAAATGGAAGTATAGATTTTTTTGATATAGCAAATAATGAAATATACTATGTTGGAATGAGAGATTATACTCTACAAGAAATTTATAAATTAGAAAATAATTCTTCTATAAAATTAAGTTCTTTCAATGAAGAAATAAATAAAAACTATAAGATATCAAAACCAGAAGTTTTTGATTTTATTACAAATGGAGATATAACAAAAGGTTTTGTAATTTATCCTATTGACTACAATAAAAATAAAATTTATCCTGCAATACTTGATATACATGGTGGACCTAAAACAGTTTATGGGGATGTTTATTATCATGAAATGCAAGTTTGGGCAAATATGGGTTACTTTGTAATATTTACTAATCCACATGGCAGTGATGGATATGGAAATAAATTTGCAGATATAAGAGGGAAATATGGAACTATTGACTATGAAGATTTAATGAATTTTACTGATTATGTTTTAGAAAAATATCCTATTGATAAATCAAGAGTTGGAGTAACAGGTGGTTCTTATGGTGGCTATATGACTAACTGGATAATAGGTCATACAGATAGATTTAAGTGTGCAGCCTCTCAAAGAAGCATATCTAACTGGATTTCAAAATTTGGTACAACAGATATAGGATACTACTTTAATGCAGACCAAAACCAAGCTACTCCTTGGATAAATCATGATAAATTATGGTGGCATTCTCCACTTAAATATGCTGATAAAGCAAAAACACCAACTTTATTTATTCATTCAGAAGAAGATTACAGATGTTGGTTAGCAGAAGGCTTACAAATGTTTACTGCTTTAAAATATCATGGGGTAGAAGCTAGATTATGTATGTTTAGAGGAGAAAATCATGAATTGTCAAGAAGTGGAAAACCTAAACATAGAATTAGAAGGTTAACAGAAATTACAAATTGGTTTGAAAAATATTTAAAACAATAA